In Bos indicus x Bos taurus breed Angus x Brahman F1 hybrid chromosome 1, Bos_hybrid_MaternalHap_v2.0, whole genome shotgun sequence, a single window of DNA contains:
- the RPL22L1 gene encoding 60S ribosomal protein L22-like 1, whose protein sequence is MAPKKDKKPKKSTWKFNLDLTHPVEDGIFDSGNFEQFLREKVKVNGKTGNLGNVVHIERFKNKIIVVSEKQFSKRYLKYLTKKYLKKNNLRDWLRVVASDKETYELRYFQISQDEDESESED, encoded by the exons ATGGCGCCG AAGAAAGACAAGAAGCCTAAGAAGTCAACCTGGAAGTTTAATTTGGATCTTACTCATCCAGTAGAAGATGGAATTTTTGATTCGGGAAATTTT gaACAGTTTCTGCGGGAGAAGGTTAAAGTGAATGGAAAAACTGGAAATCTTGGGAATGTCGTTCACATTGAACGCTTCAAGAATAAAATCATAGTCGTTTCTGAGAAACAGTTCTCTAAAAG gtattTGAAGTACCTTACCAagaaataccttaaaaaaaacaatcttCGTGATTGGCTTCGTGTGGTTGCATCTGACAAGGAGACTTACGAGCTTCGTTACTTCCAGATTAGTCAAGATGAAGATGAATCTGAGTCTGAGGACTAG